The Hemibagrus wyckioides isolate EC202008001 linkage group LG13, SWU_Hwy_1.0, whole genome shotgun sequence DNA window TTTCAGGTGTTAAGTATGACTTTTCAGAGTATTTGAATATCAGTTCTGCTATAGCTTTTCTAACTCATTTGCTTTTACTGCTCTCATTATTACAATTGTCTTACCATTTGTTTATAACCACTGTGAAATCTTTaccattaaatatattaaatacattaaataaatgttgtcCTTTCTCCTGAACTGAACTTTCAGTTTCAGCTCAGGTTGGTCTGTGAGTGGTGTTAGCTGCTCCCAGCCCATGCCACTGCTTGACCAGTTCCTGTGATTTACTAATCATCTCATCCCAATGATCCAGCTCTCTGCCTCTGGCATACATAAACGGTCCGATGACCACGAGTCCGAGCGATACTGTAGAGAGGTAGAAATGAAAGAGACCGACTGCATTAAAACAAAGGTGCTGCACTTTATGGTGAATAGTGCTTATagtaatgtttacatttatttacttggTGTGTTATTCATtctatgaaattaaaataactgGTAAATTGGACCCAGAGATGTATTGAATGCTCTACAGCAATATGAGTGTGGTAAATCTTTGTTCCACCAAGCTAACTATAGATGTCACCAGTAGAACAATGCCACAACAGTGCATGGAGTTTTGATCCTAATGATAATATGgtttactttttgtttaaagTCTCATTATAACTTACTAGATGTCTTTGTCCTAATGCTTGGCACTTCAGCAGGTTCTTCACTGGCTACCTGCTGGACTTCCAGGCTCAGACAAGCTGCATCTAGCTGCACAGGGAGAAGCCTGAATGTCACCTTCTCATTAAAAGTTGGGTTGGTGCCTCTGGTTACTGTTGTCCACTTTGTTTTCACTACctgagtgtgtatctgcagaGAAACCTGGACAGAGACATCTGCCCAAGCCATTTACTGATGAATATTTGTGCAAAGTGatacattaatattaacattaacattaagatCATTCTAAATTTACGTTCTATTGAATAATTGACATTTTTGCATCTCACCAGCATTAATGGGACATTGGAGTCCTCTGGCTCTAAGCACAACCACAGTGAGGCGCTGTAGAGAATGACTGTAGTTCAAAGACACTTGGATATTGCCGTGCTTTGAAAGTGGCTGCATCATAACAGAGAACAGTATgacacaaaaacctcaatctACATCATGCACCAACTCCACTTTTCAATAAGATATAAAAGGAAAGACACATATTGGAGGTAAGCATTGGCTCTTGTCTACCAGATCACTCTCAGTCTCAAGGTCTCTCCACAGGACTTTGCCCACTGCCTCTTGCAGTTCAGAGTGTATGAGAGGGAACAGAACATGGCCCACCAGGTGGTGTTTCTTCAGTCTGTCCACGGTGTACAAACTCATGCGCAGAGTGAACTGGTCCACATTGTTACTAGACACCTTAATATAGAGTTACAATTAAAATGGTTTCTGTGTACACATTGacattgtttataataataaataaataaatcattaaacatTTGTAAAAGTAGGCATTATATAGTTATGACTTCCAGTTGATTTATAGGTTAGTGTTGATTCTTGAGCTAATTATAAGCACAAGCCATAATTTATTACCTGGGGATTCATACACCTTAATAATGACcttcaataaaacacttgatcAAATCCTGACATATCTAAAAATATAACTTGATTAGATAAACACCTCAAATGAAATATCTAAAGAGATACTCCAGTTTTGCCAACCTATTTTCTCCAGCATTTGTAATCAATAGATTATCACAGACATTACTATGCtaagatggggaaaaaaatgtaattgttgatTACTTATAAGTCTATGAACAATTGCTGGGGAAGTAAATGAGACACATATTGTTTGTGTTCATCAGTCTAAAGTTATATAGTTATGCattaataaaatagtaaatataaAGTAACCACAGAAGTGCTTCAATTTTCTCCCTAATTGCACTCGGTTACtagaaaacatttacacagttGCTTCACTGTTGGATGGAATGCTGAAAAATCTATGTAAGTCCCTTTTTTTCATTTGTCCTAACACATTTGTTTTTGGAATATATCAGTTGTAGTTTTAAATGTGTCATATATTTTGGAGTATTCAATTTACTGTCTCTAATAGTTGAACATGTGCTACAAATGCAGTGGAGATtaggtcatttaaaaaaaaaaaacaacctctgGAGTATTTCTTCAAAACAACTCAAGACACTGTATACCCATCTCCAGGTATACCTGAAACACAAAGGTGTCATTGAACTGTGGTTGGCAGCCTTTACATCTGGCCTTGGCCTGACGATGGTGTCGATCTTCAGATGGCAGTAGCTGTAGTTTCACCAGTGTGGCATTGCTTTGACAATGGGCAGGCAGGTTGGCAGCTTGGAGCAGGGAGACCACCAGCTGCTCTTGTTCTTGCTGATACTGCACAGCAAAACATAGGCGTACAGTGGAGCCACTGGGCTGTGCCCACTCGCTTGGCTCTTCAGGAAGCTGGTACAGATCTGGCCTCAGGCTGCCCAGTGGGAACCAGCCTCCAGTAACATACAGCCAGAGACAAAGTGCAAACGGAATGGGGAGACAGAGATAATGAAATGAGGATTGAGAGAAATCCAATAATAAAGTGATTAACATCTCACATTATTCTACACAGCTTTCAGAATGACCTACTGCCTATTGTTAAAGAACCACGCTGGCTATGCAGATGTGGATGCTGTTCCCattgctcctcttcctccctcccttcagGCACTGCTGAATGGGATGAAGTCTTGAAACTCGGTGGCAGAAAGAAGGGAACTTCAGCCAAACTATGATCAATGAGAGCAGAGTTCATTCTACACTCTGATTTAAGGAATATTGTATCTCTCTTTTCACCTCCCTGAGTAGCTGTGATTGGGATGGTTGAAAGTAAGATCAGATACACACCCATAGTTGCTACTTTGTGATGTTTGGAGCACAGGCGTGCATGGAGGAATAACTGGATTAGTGCTGATGAGTCTGTCCTGTCTTTGGTCCTGTCTCTTCTTCCATAAGAGATATGCTGTCAGGCCAATCAGCACTAGAAAGAGAAGTACAGCAGATAGACCAGTGGCCAGTGCGACCATGTGATCTGATGGCACAAAAAATTGAAAATTATTGCTAACACACGAAGTACATCAGTGATCGTTTCATTTCCAGTGGTCCTGTTGGGTGTAATGGAGTTTATAATTCTCAGCTTTGGTTCATGCTTGCTATTACTAGTaaggatattttatttattctcttcCCCAACATTATGCTTGTCAACTAACAGATGGCCTTGTTATTCAGGGCCATAACAAGGTAACAACTTACTTCAGTGAATTTTTATCAAATTTCCAGAAAACAAAACGACCATTTCCTGGGATTAGTCATTACGAAAATGTATCgcaatttaattaaaacaccATTTAGAAGTTCAACTttttacaacaataaaaatgcCATTCTATAGATTTCATCATACCAGAGCACATTAATGCTTTTATTGTTGCAAGCTCAAATACTTGAATAAAGGTGCAAGGCTCATTAATGTCAATCACTTTTCACATTTACATTGCACTCTGATGTTGGCTGCTTTTTAAGGCAGAATAATCTATTACCTGTAACAGATGTCTGAGTGACTGCACTGAGGGAGAGAACCCATTTGCACTCCCAGATGCATGGTGTTAGGATGACACTCATTATACTCTATCTGGAGTGGCTAACAGTGACTCTGAGACAGACTTCTGAATATCATTAATCTCACTTAATATGAGAATACTTGTTTTCAACCCATCCTGGTTATTTCTCTAACTATTGATGTGTAAAGTTATCCCTAATGatgaaagaaagcaaaacatATTGCACCAAGTACAGCTAATGAGTCACACAGAAATGGACTTCTGCAAATCAGATGTcctagtatttatttttattttttaaaatgtatttagtgAGGAATATAATGGTATAAAAGCCAAACAGGATTGCTAAAGTCTCCAAGGTCACAGTTGTGTTTGTAGCAATCACAGTTAAACATGAGAACAGATCAGTAAGGAGTTTTCTATATACACCATATCAGAGATTATGGTAAAATTGAGGTGTTTACATATCAAATAGTGCCTTCTTTTGCTTCAGTAACCAAAATAATTTCTGGCAAATCTCTCATAGATGTTCTTTAGAagctttataaatgtttacacaaATCAACAGAGTGAAATAATGTTAAAAGTTTTAAGTCAGAAAACATAGTGCCTCATGTTAACATTAATAGTTCAGGTTTATTGACATTGTCCTGTCGTATTTGTGATTCTATATAATAGATGAATTCATTCACTCTCTTTTTTGTGTCCCATTTGCCTATTCTTGTGGTGTCCTTGTGTAGCTAGAAGCCAGAAactatatatagagagagactatgtataaagagagagagaatccttTTGCAATatgcaaaaagcaaagaaagaaatattcaCTTACCAGCCATGGATAACCAAAGCCACCACCAACTTCCAGTTTGTTTGTACCCCTCTCTGTGGGATTATGTGCATTGTTCCATACTGCTGTTACTTTCCCACATTTCCTCATAAGCTCTCTTGTTTCTGAGCCTGGCCACAGACCCTAATCACCCCAGTGTTCCTGCTCTATTTGgttaatcaacacacacattcagattcTACACCAGGCTTGAGTCCAACTAAAACTGCCATTTTCTGTACAACAACTAAGATAAAACTAGTGGTTACGCTATGAACACTCTTATCTAATCGTCTATTCCAAATTTTTGCAGATTAGTGGCATCTGCTGTGTTCTCACCCAAACTGCTTTGTGTGTCATGTGCTTCAACTCAGTATGAAGAAAGGCTTCTATGCAAAGCTGGTCATAATGTCACCTTTAAACATTAATGCcacagattttaaaataatggTTCAAGTTTGTGGTGTCAAGTGCATAGAGTatcttaatttaattaaaattctgCAACACTTGAACAAACTTTTCTACTGCAATCTCTCCAAAAGGTAAACATGCTAGGATTTACATGCCACCTTTTCAATTAGATACTTATTAATTTGATTATTGTGTAATATGTCAAATATGGCATGTTTATACATTGACTATGTCATTATGGTGTCTCAGTGACAGCATTATCCCAGTACAGGGTTTAATTATTACAAGCAGACTAACATTGTTACTGCTTCTATAACATCTTGCTCGAGTGAGTCTGTTACATTCATGGAAGGTTAATGATCAACTCTTGGATACAGGAATACTAGTAGGACACTTATTAAGATTATAATCAGTTCCTATGTCAGTTTTTCCCACACTATGTTGTATAGAAAATGGGTAAGTAACAAATTACTCTGCTGTATATTTTTAACTGTATTATAACCATGCACAGCAGTCCATCTATTAGTATGTGCAACCAGTCTCCTCCCAGACTGACCAAATTTTACTTGGGTGATGGGCCACTCTCTTGCTCACCACACCAGTGACAGTACTCTGGTAGCGTGTGTCTGACTTGTACTCATTAGGCACAACAGTGTTGCCGAGGTTTATAACCACCTCGCTGTCACTGCCGGGTTGAGAGTCCAACTTCATCCAGGAAAACTCCAGTCAACAGCAGTCCTGTGCTCAGAATCTTACACTGATTATGGCCATTAATATGCACTGTGCATGGAAAAAGTGGAGCTATGGTCTGTAACTGTGCACCTACAAGGTGGGCGTGTCTTATGAAGTGACcagtaagtgtgttgtgtgcttAAAAACTCTTAAAGCAGTCCATGAATAGACAATACATGATACTCttgcacaacacaacacaactggTCAGCAGTGGTCCCATCCCATAGATTTGACTGAGTGACTGATTTTCTTCTGAATATTTTGTGTCCtcattttgctttaatgacCACATGCAATCGAGCTTGTACGTGCTTCAAAGGTTAGTGTGTTAAAACTGAGGAATAATGTTAATCACCATAACATGGAATACAGTGGACAGAATTTGATGGGGGGGGGCATTGGTCAGTATTAGGCCTTTTCTTATTGTGAAGAATTTACAATTTTGAAAACAGATATTGAACTCTTCCTTTTTGTGTAAccttaaacttttatttatttccagttttCATTAAACAAAATGTAGTCTGAGACATTTCACTTCACTGGACCTAAGAAAATACTactaaaacaagcaaacaaagaaacagacaaacaaatatattaatcatgtatttttgtatttgattAGAAATCCTATTatgagtattttttattttactgggGAAAATAGGAAATGCCCATATCATACATTCACAACAACCATAAAATAACTTGATAACAAGTTTCAATGACCTTTAATGACCTTTAAAAGGCCCAAGGTTTAAATAGactatttatatatacttttaaaaataactaataatatTAGACTAATGAtctgaaatgaaaatatcttAAACATATATGTGTCTTAAAAGCACATTTAAGACTTTATGCTATTCATCTTCACTAGGCACATGAGGACACTTGCACTCTGGCATTAATGATGTGGAGCATAATGTTTTTGTGACAGTCACCATTCTATTTTCAAAACCTGTTTTCAAAGGTGCTGTTTTCATTGTTCCCACGGCAACCTTAAAAATGTCATGATGAAAATTCATTGGGCTCCCATTGAGCATggctgtttctatagcaacgggaAGAGAGAGATTGGCTCAAACTGGATGAGTAAGAGACAGcgactgtgcatgtgtgtgcatggtatGTGAGAAAGCGACtgagaaaaagcaaaaataatgaaaggaGTAAAAGGGGAGTAAAGTGGGTTGTAGCGTAGACATTGCACTACTGACTAGTTGTCTGGGTTTCTTTCTTATGGAATTGTtatggaaagaaggaaagacaatGAATTAAAAGCCTGGGATGACTTTGACATCTGTACTGTATTTGTGTGACACCTCCACTGTCTCCAGTGTGACCTCCCACCCCCATCCTCACCCTGAACACCGCCCTCTCATCCCCGCCTCGAGCCCTCCTCCCTCCACCGAGGATTTGTCTCTCACCGGCAGAGCCTGTGGTTTGTAATCAGATGACTATAGGCGATAATCCAACACTACACTCGCTCGTGCTACGTTTCATACTTCTTCAAGAGCACGcaggaagagaagaggaaagaaggAGGAGTGGAAAGAGGGACTGATGTGAAAGCTTTCCAGACGGTTGGACCGGGGAATGTGggaggtgtgtatatgtgaagtgtgtgtgtgtgtgtgtgtgtgtgtgacaagagAGTGGATGTTGACTTACCTGTGCAAGGGTTTCTCTACCAGCTGAAATACAGACTGAAGGGTGACTTGACAGTAAGTAAAAGGAACTAAGGAGTGTATGCAAAGGGGAAAGAATGTGTAATGGTGAGAAAAAGGAACGCTTTCTTTTTTGTGATCCGTAAGTCTGAtgggtgtgttttgtctgtcttAGAGGAAGTTGTGACTAAGAGGACAGGTTTATGATTAGGGGTCAGTCAGAGGATGTGTTTTATGATGCAAGTATGTGGTGAGTTTATATAAAACATCTAAAATGGTATTTTTAGATCTAGCTGAAGGACAACTGTTACATCTTTCCATAATGGTATTGCATGGGCAAAGTGTGTCAGCATGTGTATCACTGGAATTTCAGTCATGTTGCTAGCATTTATGTTTACAAAATAATCTCTTGACTCCACATATCAAAATAGAGTCATCTCCTGTTTTAGTTCTATCCTATTAAACAGCAGCAAATATTGTTTATGAATACACACGTACTGATTTAGGGAAGTTCAGGTGTCATGTGTCAGAACTTAATTCTTTTTGTGATTTATGATAACACACATGTACCTGTACCAGTCCTGCCAATAAACCTTTAACCCATGAAATCGTAATTCCCACTGTTCATGAATCCACTATTTACAATTCATTATGAGTGCAtgcatataattatatttaccAGCATAATACTATATGATTTCATAATATCAGGGCACATAATGCGTTATAACCTATATATCTGTTTATAGAACAATGTAGACACTAATGTTGAAATGCAGTATAACACAGATCTGGTGTTTGTCCTTGTAGCCCATTATAATGAATTTTATAAATTACAATTTGCTCTAACTGTGCTCAACTCCatcttttatataaaataaatatatggaatatatatattttgtataaataaaatatggaatATTACAGCCAGGACATTACAGGTTTTTAGCGATATTTATAAAGCATCATTTTAATGTGAATTATAATTTAACTTCAATGTATGGTACTTGTTTGGGAATGAACCTGTTTGATTTCACTTATAGAGCTTCATAAAGTTTCTTTGTGAACACTTTATTGCATTGAGAACAATTccagaaagaaaatgtgttttagttataatgcattataacctaTGCTACAGGAACACCAGACTATGTGTTATAGGGCATTACAGCATGATGCACAGTTATTTATGAGCATATATTTGTGAACAAGTTCTGTGGCAGACCGAGGTCCTACTGCAAAAGCTGATCTTATCTTCTCCTCCTGTTACTGCTGCAAATCTCGCCaggagaatgaatgaatgaatgaatgaatgaatgaacaagctATGCCCGCTTCTAACTTGTATCAGTAATAATGGATTATGTGCTGTAACCTTGAACACTGGATTCATAAGAACGTCACTGTTTAATATCTCACTGGTGAtgtgaacactgaaaaaaaatatttcttatcttttattggcttcttcttctttttttaatataatatttaatgacTATGGTTAGGAGGCCACCCATGTGTAtgcactttaaataaaaaggtaTACATAATTACTTGCATAAAATGCTATGAATGGGCTGATGTGTTAGACTGAATCCCTGTCCTTcatttgtgtcagtgtgctaCATCCTTAACAAGATCATTTTCTCCTTAATGTTCTATATAATGAAACAGCCTCTACTACATGCAAGTACATTTTTGTTTCACTGAGGATTTAAGAAGTATTAGTATCAAGAACTAACAAGTAATTGCTCAGAATatagcacagtgtgtgtgtgtgtgtgtgtgtgtgtgtgtgtatgtgtgtgtgtgtgtgttcacagttgGAATCAAGTGAGTGAACTGTGATATAAACACATCTAGTCTACGGAATATCTGAAGGTGTATAAATAGTGTGGATAGAATGTGTTCTTTGTTTAGTCATAACTGCCTTCTCTTTTACCTCCTTAATTTTCAATTCCTTCAGTCTGAAGAGGTGTCCTGTTCAACCCACTCTCTCACTGCCACTCAGCAccacctgtgtgtttgtgtgtaaatgaagtACACATGTCGTGCCTAATCCTAAAGCTCAGCTTGTTCTTAGTCTACTGTAATCTGATCAATTAGTAAGTGTATTTCTAACttaaggggttttttttatgtttatgctAAAAACAAAGAGGACAGTTCCAAACACACCTGACTGAACAAATACTCTTTTACATGTacagaacgtgtgtgtgtgtgtgtttattttttaaattgtgaccTATGTTTAATTTTGAACAAAATTGCATTTATATACAAGTTAAAAAATCTGTGTTTCCAATAGGTGTTTTGAAATGACACAGGAAAAGCACTCTGAATCTCGACTCTACCCCCCTAGCAACTATCTTGATTTTGCTCGAGCAGAGATGGAGGTTGATCATGAGCGCCCAATTATCTCCTTATCAAAGAGTTTCTCAGACATGGCCAGTGGACCTGCTCAGAGAATGGAGGTAGCCTGGTGCCGGCAACATCTCCGCAAAAGTGTCAGCAATGCAGGCTACCCTCAGAGACCTGTCAGTAGGGGAGGATCTGTCACAGGCATGCCTTCGTCTTTGGAGCTTGAGGAACGTAGTATAGCTATAGGTGGTGTTAATACCACACCAGAGACTGTTATTTGTTGTGGACGGGCCTCACAGCCCTGGAGCATCACTGAGGACTCACAGCAGGTATACGCTGCCGAAACGTGTGCACCATGTTCCCCGTCCATGAACAGGATAGGATGTCTAGAGGGTAGGGAGTCATGTTGCCACTGTTATGCAGAGGACAACATGAAAGCCAGTAACAAAATGGTTTATGGGATGTTGTCTCCTGCTCTGAGCACCAGGCTCTGTCCTAGGAATACACACAGCCCTGCACATCAAGGGATAGATGATGGACTTTGTACGCAAAGGCCCTTTAAAGGTGAGAGCCAGCATTTACCAGCATGTAGGTCTGTATGTGTTAATAATGCACTTAATGCTGGCTCCTTCAAAAATACATGTCATGTTGTGCCCTGTCCTGGACATTTATTACCTCTACCAGCCTGTGCAGGAAGTCCTTGTTTACCTGAAAGGTCACTACTCCATTCACCTTGGCATGGTTTCCCACCCCTGGTGTCATCTGTCAGTGAGACGAGACTAAACAGTCGGGCTCCAGGTCACTGCTATGGGCCTGAAACACGTGGGAAGAACATGTCTAGCTTCAGATTAGACCAAAATAGACAGTCTGGGTTCGCCCAACGGACAGTAAAAGATGCCTGCAACATGACATCTCAGAAGGACTTCAGAGAAGTTGGTGTGCAAACCATGTCTACAGATTTCCTTATTTTTCCTCTCTCCAGTGCTTTCCCAGAGATCAGTATAACATCTCATCCATGTTCAAACACAAGTCCTGATGGAGAGGATGTGGAGACCAGGATTTCGGTAAAGGAGGTGGAGTGGGATGCAGAGGGAATGACATGGGAGGTCTATGGAGCAGCTGTAGACCCAGAGGAGCTTGGCCTGGCCATTCAGCGTCATCTAGAGCTTCAGATCAAAGAAAACGCAGCTGCTGCTGCCCAGAAGAAAGCAACTGCAGAGAATTATGGTGCCTCAATGCAACAAAACAAccgacagagaaagagtgaaagtgTGGTACGATTACTGTGTGGTCCAGCATGCTGTTCACACTCCACTGCAGTCGAAGACTgaggaaatgaataaaattgtaAGCTTATAAGCATGTAAACTGCCTTCTTTACCTCTTAAGCACTTTTTGAATTAATATGAGTTCAGGGTATATGTCTGTTCATCCCTTAAATTCCCAGCTTATTAATCACTTATTACTCTTGAAGCAGAGGAAAGATGAAGATTCTGGACATCTACACTCAGGAACAACTTTAAGGCAATACTTGAAACTAatgtacacacacgtacattgtACCTGAGTAAAATATGGACCTGAGAAAGGTATCTGAAGAACATGGGTAACTTGGTAGGGCAATTGGCCACATCACAAACAATCAAAATGCTCTTGACATCATTGTATATAAATATCCTGTATGCCGTTATTAAAGGGCACTTTCAGATTTATAATTACAAGTCCGCAATCAAATCCTTACTGTAAAATACAGGTTatagttaatttattaaattaagtATTTGTGTTTTGACAAATAAGATTCTGATATCTATTATGCTTTACATTATCACTGCTAGCAGATATTGATTTAAATTATGTACACGCTTTATTTCAAAGCTAACATAAGATCGTAATGGTAAAATAGTGAAGATATTTTGGTCATTTctttaatacacatacattatTACGTTTTCTGAAATAATGAAGTCATTATAGGGCAGATTAATtactaacaaaacacaaatactgGAAACCATGTCTACTGATTTGCTTGTTTCTCTTCTCCACAATGTGTTTCCTTAAGAATTAATTCTTAATCTCTGTAGGAAGTTCTTCAATGTTTCAAAATTGATTTTTACATTTGGAAAATTTAACTACTTGACAGCCTTGATGCAGTCAGTATTGTACTTAAACATCGGACATACCTGACACCATTAAGGAATTAGCTTCGACTTTTCGGTTCCAATCTCAGTTTAATGACACGATCTTCTTACTGTGTATTTTCTTGTCAATCGAAGGGAAG harbors:
- the syt15 gene encoding synaptotagmin-15 isoform X1; this encodes MADHMVALATGLSAVLLFLVLIGLTAYLLWKKRQDQRQDRLISTNPVIPPCTPVLQTSQSSNYGLAEVPFFLPPSFKTSSHSAVPEGREEEEQWEQHPHLHSQRGSLTIGSWFPLGSLRPDLYQLPEEPSEWAQPSGSTVRLCFAVQYQQEQEQLVVSLLQAANLPAHCQSNATLVKLQLLPSEDRHHRQAKARCKGCQPQFNDTFVFQVSSNNVDQFTLRMSLYTVDRLKKHHLVGHVLFPLIHSELQEAVGKVLWRDLETESDLPLSKHGNIQVSLNYSHSLQRLTVVVLRARGLQCPINADVSVQVSLQIHTQVVKTKWTTVTRGTNPTFNEKVTFRLLPVQLDAACLSLEVQQVASEEPAEVPSIRTKTSISLGLVVIGPFMYARGRELDHWDEMISKSQELVKQWHGLGAANTTHRPT
- the syt15 gene encoding synaptotagmin-15 isoform X2, which encodes MAVLIGLTAYLLWKKRQDQRQDRLISTNPVIPPCTPVLQTSQSSNYGLAEVPFFLPPSFKTSSHSAVPEGREEEEQWEQHPHLHSQRGSLTIGSWFPLGSLRPDLYQLPEEPSEWAQPSGSTVRLCFAVQYQQEQEQLVVSLLQAANLPAHCQSNATLVKLQLLPSEDRHHRQAKARCKGCQPQFNDTFVFQVSSNNVDQFTLRMSLYTVDRLKKHHLVGHVLFPLIHSELQEAVGKVLWRDLETESDLPLSKHGNIQVSLNYSHSLQRLTVVVLRARGLQCPINADVSVQVSLQIHTQVVKTKWTTVTRGTNPTFNEKVTFRLLPVQLDAACLSLEVQQVASEEPAEVPSIRTKTSISLGLVVIGPFMYARGRELDHWDEMISKSQELVKQWHGLGAANTTHRPT
- the LOC131364125 gene encoding uncharacterized protein LOC131364125, giving the protein MTQEKHSESRLYPPSNYLDFARAEMEVDHERPIISLSKSFSDMASGPAQRMEVAWCRQHLRKSVSNAGYPQRPVSRGGSVTGMPSSLELEERSIAIGGVNTTPETVICCGRASQPWSITEDSQQVYAAETCAPCSPSMNRIGCLEGRESCCHCYAEDNMKASNKMVYGMLSPALSTRLCPRNTHSPAHQGIDDGLCTQRPFKGESQHLPACRSVCVNNALNAGSFKNTCHVVPCPGHLLPLPACAGSPCLPERSLLHSPWHGFPPLVSSVSETRLNSRAPGHCYGPETRGKNMSSFRLDQNRQSGFAQRTVKDACNMTSQKDFREVGVQTMSTDFLIFPLSSAFPEISITSHPCSNTSPDGEDVETRISVKEVEWDAEGMTWEVYGAAVDPEELGLAIQRHLELQIKENAAAAAQKKATAENYGASMQQNNRQRKSESVVRLLCGPACCSHSTAVED